Within the Arachis duranensis cultivar V14167 chromosome 10, aradu.V14167.gnm2.J7QH, whole genome shotgun sequence genome, the region NNNNNNNNNNNNNNNNNNNNNNNNNNNNNNNNNNNNNNNNNNNNNNNNNNNNNNNNNNNNNNNNNNNNNNNNNNNNNNNNNNNNNNNNNNNNNNNNNNNNNNNNNNNNNNNNNNNNNNNNNNNNNNNNNNNNNNNNNNNNNNNNNNNNNNNNNNNNNNNNNNNNNNNNNNNNNNNNNNNNNNNNNNNNNNNNNNNNNNNNNNNNNNNNNNNNNNNNNNNNNNNNNNNNNNNNNNNNNNNNNNNNNNNNNNNNNNNNNNNNNNNNNNNNNNNNNNNNNNNNNNNNNNNNNNNNNNNNNNNNNNNNNNNNNNNNNNNNNNNNNNNNNNNNNNNNNNNNNNNNNNNNNNNNNNNNNNNNNNNNNNNNNNNNNNNNNNNNNNNNNNNNNNNNNNNNNNNNNNNNNNNNNNNNNNNNNNNNNNNNNNNNNNNNNNNNNNNNNNNNNNNNNNNNNNNNNNNNNNNNNNNNNNNNNNNNNNNNNNNNNNNNNNNNNNNNNNNNNNNNNNNNNNNNNNNNNNNNNNNNNNNNNNNNNNNNNNNNNNNNNNNNNNNNNNNNNNNNNNNNNNNNNNNNNNNNNNNNNNNNNNNNNNNNNNNNNNNNNNNNNNNNNNNNNNNNNNNNNNNNNNNNNNNNNNNNNNNNNNNNNNNNNNNNNNNNNNNNNNNNNNNNNNNNNNNNNNNNNNNNNNNNNNNNNNNNNNNNNNNNNNNNNNNNNNNNNNNNNNNNNNNNNNNNNNNNNNNNNNNNNNNNNNNNNNNNNNNNNNNNNNNNNNNNNNNNNNNNNNNNNNNNNNNNNNNNNNNNNNNNNNNNNNNNNNNNNNNNNNNNNNNNNNNNNNNNNNNNNNNNNNNNNNNNNNNNNNNNNNNNNNNNNNNNNNNNNNNNNNNNNNNNNNNNNNNNNNNNNNNNNNNNNNNNNNNNNNNNNNNNNNNNNNNNNNNNNNNNNNNNNNNNNNNNNNNNNNNNNNNNNNNNNNNNNNNNNNNNNNNNNNNNNNNNNNNNNNNNNNNNNNNNNNNNNNNNNNNNNNNgttctaccttcgattgggtgaatatctcttggattctttaaccggaatcttcgtggtataggctagaactgatggcggcattcaagagaatccgtaaggtctaaccttgtctgtggtattctgagtaggattcaatgattgaatggctgtgacgtgcttcaaactcctagcaggcggggcgttagtgacagacgtaaaagaatcactggattctattccggcctgaccgagaacctaCAGATGAttcgcgtgctgtgacaggAGCATAGGCAACGTaatcactgagaggatgggaggtagccattgacaacggtgaaaccctacataagcttgccatggaaaggagtaagaaggattggatgaagacagtaggaaagcagagaaacggaagggaaggcatcttcatgcgcttgtctgaagttcctaccaatgaattacataagtacctctatctttatctttatgtttatttcgttcatcatcatatccatttgagtttgcctgactaagatttacaagatgaccatagcttgcttcatactaacaatctccgtgggatcgacccttactcgcgtaaggtttattacttggacgacccagtgcacttgctggttagttgtgcgaagttgtgtaatgccatggtactgagctaccaagtttttggggttcatgaccgaggattatgagagttgtgaaaagtattgttcacaatttcgcgcaccaagaaCCAACCTGAGCAAAGAAGAAAACTTCGAAGAGATTGGAGACGAAGAGACGGAATCGCCTTTCGAGCAACGAAAAATAGCAAGAATCACCAAATGACGTCGCGGAAAGAAACGCAAAAATGCAAGGCTCAGGCAAAAACTAAAAGCGAGAAAGAAAATGGGAAGTTACGGCAAAGAAACCATTTTTGTGAGAAGTTCAAAATGAAACGAAGAAACGGAACATTAAAAGTATTAATGAGGttattaaaccctcgcacaCTCCCAAAGCAAGGAGATGCGTGTTTTCAAAAGAAAACGTTCTGCATTCAAAGGAGAACCCTACAAAGAAGAAGTCGAcgaaatgctcgagttcggcttcaccataAAAGGATCAAAGTCCTACTAATAAGTTGACCTCAAAACAGAAGACCGAGCttgagcaggggcactgttcataccctgggtcgagctgtctgacccgggatgttctactaataagtcgaccgacctcttcaggtcaggacaatccgacctcttctcaaagagctcggtcaaatcaccaggaaagcccaaaaaggGGCCAAAGGTTGGACAGTGCCCCAAaacctaaggcagcccaagcctacagagagaagggcagttcccttgaagataagatgacctcactcgaaagataaagataagataagataactaacttatcttatctaagaaggtcgctctacaccattataaatacactagagcacccagatATAActtatactctgattctaccaaaaacctgcttaatacccttgctaacttaagcatcggagtctcttgcaggtaccaccaccctccggtgacgaaggatcagcaccaccaccaagtccaacaaatcggacacaaccactccgaccagtacagaagatctcatccgagatcgatctacagtttcaggtaacccttggaacGGTTCGTGTGAATACGCAACTGGAAAGCATCAAACcactagcttgattatacatctcttagaaggctaatccacgacttcgttggggacttctcgagacaccagttcagccgaggtatggggagattagggtctctatggtaaaggctagaacccaaaggcACAGCATTCTATGAtccggaagatccgaccttgtccgTGGCGTTTTGAGTATAATCATTAAGGTGAATGGACcacaggagcttcaccctcaatcagaatggatccaTACTAACCCTGGGGTTCAAATCTGGAAGAGCATTGGCGACCGCTCAACCGGCAACAATCACAtatagcctgccatagaagaaatcattcacaattgaagaAGACATTAAGACTAGGGACATATcatctccaagccttaaccatcttctcaTCATTGTAAACAGGTCAACCTAGTTCAGATCTCATTATTCCTTTTATACAATTAAACAACATACCAACATCTTCTACTCTCCTGACTAATATCTgcaagataactatagcttaCTTCAAaacacaatcctcgtgggatcgacctttactcgctcaggtattacttggacgacccagtgcacttgatgGTTCAGTTGTGTGGaagtgtggggattcgtgcaccaggtttttggtgccattgccggagattgtttgagtttggacaactgacggattatcttgttgcttaaatTAGGtcaatttccttttctttacaggtttagttttattttatttgagtccttctattttcttttgaaaaaattttcaaaaccttgtcttttcttttttatctttatcttttcttttgtttgtgtcttttgttttcttttcaaaaatttttcaaaaccttttctgtttttggctatgtattttcttttgatttttttttactttaagtCTTAccaatttcttgttttctttttcaaaagtttttctttttttagtaatctttgtcttttgtttgagtcttgtgtcaatcttcaagtttggtgtcccttggtcactttggttttcatctcttttAACCTGTTCTtggtttttctttcttcatatTCGAATTATTCTTGGTGTCAGCAACTTGTACTTCCTCCTTTGGTATGGATTTAGCATCCACTGTGATGGCCatgcactcttctcttgggaTAGGCACTGGGTTACTGGGAAGAGTGAGAGGTCTCTTAAGTTTCTCGAGAAGGTTCCTGTGAATGACTACACTGCACTTCTTAGTAAGCTCTACTATCTCTACTTCCTTCAATTCCTGTTGTTATTCAGTATTTTCTTCATGAATTTAGCATATGAAGGCATTTGTTCAAGATGTTCAACAAAAGAGATTTTGATCTCTAACTTCTTAAAAACGTCTAGGAACTTAGAGAATTGCTTATCCTTTTTTGCCCGCtaaagtctctgaggatatggtaACTTGGCCTTATACTCTGGGGCTTTAGGTAGTGTAGGATGAGTATCCCAGAGTTACTGGAAAGGGATTTTCCGGGTTTCTGAGGGGAACGTCTTTTGAATTAATGTCTATTTCCCCCTTCTCTGGGCATTCAACGTCCACACTACTCcctcttgggcgttcaacttcaGCTCGGCCccctcctgggcgttcaacttaTACTTTGCCCCCCTCCTGGGCATTTAACATCAGCTTTTCCccctcctgggcgttcaacttcAACTCTGCCCTCTACTGGGCGTTCTACTTCAATGATAGTGTCCTAGGTTACTGTAATTTCACTCTCTGGTGTCCCTTTTTCATCTTGTTCTTTATTGCTTTGAGGTTGAGTATCCAAGATCTTTCTACTCCTCAATTTAATTGCATGGCATTTCTCAGTTATCTGCTTagatattctcttatttttttggcTCATTTCTGTTCGCAAACTCTTGAGGGAAGCTTAGGTCTCCTGGACTATGCTGTGCTGGCTCCTTGTGAATTTCTGTATGCTCTCTAACTGTCTTGTCAGAAGATCCAACCGCTCAGCCATTGCTTTATTTTGAGCTTGGGTTATATCTGTGGCAAATTCCTCCTTAGGCTCACCTCTTGCTTTGGGTCTTTCTGCTATGTATAAGTGTTGTTGTTAGCCACTGTTTCAATGATCTCCTGAGCTTCTTCAGGTGTTTTCATCACGTGTAAGGAGCCGCCTGCAGAATGATCCAGGGACATTTGGGCTATATCAAGTAGTCCATCATAAAAGATATCCAGCTTGACCCAGTGAGTGAACATCTCAACAGAACATTTCCTGAGCATTGCTTGGTATCTTCCCCAAGCATCGTAGAAATACTCACCCTCCTCTTGCTTAAAGGCTTGAATATCCTTCTATAGTTTAGTTAACTTTATTAGGGGAAATATATGTTCATGAATTTGTTGGCTACCTTACTCCAGGTATTCAGGCTCTCCTTGGGTTGATCATCCAACCAGTTCTTGTCCTGATCTCGCACAACAAACGGGAAGAGCAACAGCCTGTAGACGTCAGGATCCACTCCATTGATCCTTAcaatgtcacagatttgcaagaagtTAGAGATAAATTTGGTAGGGTCTTCTTGGGGTGTCTATGAAACTGACAGTTTTTCTGCACTAACATGATCAATTTCGGATTGAGCTCAAAATTTTTCACTCCGATAGGTGGTACACTAGTGCTCTTTTCATAGAAGTCAGGAGTGGGAGCTGTGTAAAATCCCAGGGTTCTTTTGGGTTGTGCATAGTAATTTTAGTGTTCCTAAATAAGAGACAGAGAAAAGTGGTAGTCTCTATGTCAAAGTCTACAGAGCCCCCAATGAGATatcaaaaagaaataaaaataaaataaagtagccaattaacaagaaaatttgaaataaaaatgcaagaattagtcttaaaagttttgaaaattagaatttttttcaaataaaaatccgaaataaaaaatagaaattaaaaaaataactagaaatttcaaaaaaaattaaaaatttagaaagaaaggggtttaaaaattttcgaaattaaaaaaataaagaaaaagaaaagttaaaaaaacaccaaacttaaaattaaaacaagacaAGACAAACAATTAActaacaaaatttgaaattaaagatgaaattttcaaaaattggaaagagaaagtcaaataaagatcttgaaattcaaatttaaaagaaagaaaaactaacaaaatactaaacctttgaaatttgaattttaagtaaagataagataagatagcaaagttttcaaaatcaaagaaaaagatcaaaagatcaagaaagatAAGCAAGATAAGATTAGAGAAGATTAACTTAAACAAAAAGATCACTAACGGGATCccaattttaaaaagttaaaccaagataagaaaaaaataaagaatttttcgaaaattcaaaagaaggggttttaaaaaaatttaaaattcaaaaagaaagaaaaagataaccCAGAGAAATACTAcacttaaattttgaattttaaaaattgaatttaaattaaaaaattaaataactagaatcaaggaaaagataaataagataaagatcaagaatcaagaaagataaacaagatattatttgaaaatttaaaaagaaaattaattaaaaagaaaaagaaaggatttggaaattttcaaaaagaaaaaaaatattaaaagacactaaacttaaaatttaaaattaaatcaaaataagataacaagaaagattcaaaaattaaaaagggaaagataaacaatattaattttaaaaatttaaaagaaaaacactaaaagaacaccaaacttaaaaattttgaaaaaattgaaagaattttcgaaaattcaagagaaaaattttaaaaaatttccaaaatttaaaaaagaaagaaaaacattaaaaagacaccaaacttaaaaatttgaaaacaagaGAAAATTAGTGAAGAACATTTTCGAAAAGGTATAGAAATAGGtacaacttaaaattagaaaatcaaaaGGAGATAAATGGTCAAAAACTGATAAAAGTACCtgatctaagtaacaagataacCGGTAGTTGTCaatctcgaacaatccccgtcaacggtgccaaaaacttggtgcgcgaaattgaactcgcacaacttcaccggcaagtgcaccacgtcgtccaagtaatacctcaggtgagtgaggacGATTCCACGAtgattgttggattgagcaagcaatagTTATCCTGCACTTCTTAGTCAGGTGAAATAGAAaatgagttgttgttgttgtagacgcataaaacaaaacaataaagaaagcaatatagAATTGGTGTAGAAACATTAATGAGAAAACATTTAAGGCCTCAGAGATATTTATCCTTCTGAACTAACATTTCTTACCAACCattttaacaatgaatgattcattctatggcaaaTTGTAAGTGATTAAATCTTGTCCTCTCAGCGAATTAATCTCCtccgatcctactcaaaacgccacagataAGGTCGGATCTTCCGAATCAGAAGATGAAGTTCAGAAAACTAGTTTAGCACCACAGAAATCTCAATTACCCATAACTAAtgagattatatgtcacatatcccaattagccCAGATAACTTGTTGGTTTAAGAGGAGTGTTTTCAAACTATAGCTCAAGTAACCTTTTCCCAATATCATAAGAACCCATGTAGAGAAAGGGACATACCCAGTCTCATTTGAATATAGAACGAAAACAAACCTTAGAACTGAaccaaacatatattaaaatagaataattatgATATCAATCCATAGAGATAAACAaaactcctaaccttaacctaggaggtttagttgctcataattTACAGAGAAAACAGAGAAAATCTGTCTGTCAATTCGTGAATTGTTACTTAATCCTGAGTGATCTCCTCtttaaatagaaaatactaaccttaaaagatgtaaatttaaatttaaaaagtacaaGGGTAAAACTAGATAAGCTAAGGAGTGATAAAATCTACTTTGGGCCCATTTTGGTGGAGTGCTTCATCCAagcctggcgttcaacttggagaatgggcattgaacgcccattaGGGGGTGAACTCGATGCCCTCTGCTCCCtagctggtgttgaacgccagttttgggcgttcaacgcagGAGGCTGGTCCTTCTTGGGCGTTGAACCCCAGATGAGaacgttcaacgccagttctaggCACGATTATGGAAaagaagtatagactatcatatattgctggaaagctctagaagttagctttccaactccgttgagagcgcgccaattggacttctgtaactcAAGAAATGCAcggaggtcaggattgacaacaTCTGCTATCCTCTCTTCGTCCCTGATCAAGACTCTGCCAAACTTGCCCGAAATTcacttgaaatcatagaaaaaatacaaaacctcaaagtagcatccaaaagatGAATTTgtactaaaacatattaaaactttaataaaCCATAACTAAAAACACTATGAAAATGCTAtgaaaaagggtataagatATCCACTTATCAGCAGCAGCTGCTTCCGACTTGTTTGCTCTCTCTAGAGCTCTCTCCAAATCGGCCTTCAAAGTATCCCTGTCTTTCTCCAACTCGGCCTTGATTTCACTCAGCCTCTCCACGTGGCTCGGGCAGCCACCAAAGCCCTAGTAGTAGCTTAAATAGGAGCGCTCTTCAACTCCCTAGAAAGTTGAGAGCACACTCCAACAAGATGAAGTCCCCCGCGAGTCAAATTTGGAGGTGGTTCTGGATCGTCACATCATCCATACTCACGCAATGATGAGGGACAAGGTTTTCTTCTTCCTAAGATAGAGCATCGAAATTTTTAGTGTAGATGCTCTCTTTTTCATCAAGTTTCTGTTTTTTGGGAGGCGGTTCAGTGGACAAAGGAGATGAAAGAGTAGAGTCCAAAGAGATAAGTCGGGAGAGGGGAGTCGGGATAATAACTTTCGGATCAGAAGGATCCGATCTCGACCTCTTCCGGGGTGCAGATCAGGTCGACTTACCGACCTCCTGCTGTGAAGTTCCCTCCCCGACCTCCTTTTTCCGCTGAAGGTTCCGAGCCACCAGTGTCTTCTTGGTGTTGCGGAGAAACTTCATAGCAGATTTAGGAGCCATACCCTCTGCAACAACAAATAGGATACAATTGAAATCAACATctaataaataagaataaacCAAAAAGCAAGGGAAGAAGCACTACCAAGGTCTGACTTCAGAAGGCTAGGATCTCCCAAATACCTCTTTGTGTCCAAATTAGGATCTTGGCCCCAGGTACCCAGAATGAAGTCTACTACCTCCCTCTCTAAATCATCTAAGTTGGAGAAATCACGCTTAACAATTTTGAGGGTGTCTTGCCAATACAAAGGGAACAAGTTTTCCTGGTTCTCAGGTAAGTAGAAAGGTCGGGCACCCACAGCACCCTTGATATTAAAGAAatggtttttaaaattatggaaGGAGTCGTCAAAGATAGAGAAAGCCTTTCAACCTTGTACAGCTCGGAAGGATATCCACCCCGACTTCTTAGTTGAACTATATGGTTTGGTGGCCACAAAAAGGTAGAAGAAAACGTTCAAAGAGGCTAAACGTCCAATTCTCGACACAAGAGTTGGAATATTTTCATAAAAGCCCAAGAATTCGGGTGCAGCTGAGAAGGGACAAGATTAGAAGATCGCAAGACCTCCATCTCAAAGTCAATAAAAGAAAGTCGGACACCAAGCCTAGTGAAGAAGCAGTCACAGGCGTAAAAGAAAGGCTGTTCAGACTCTACTAGAGGAGGAAAGCAGACTCTCTCCTCAGGATCAAATGGTTCTAAAACATAGTTTCTCTCATCCTCCCTATTCTCACAAATGCTATGGTATCTACGAAATGTGTCACAATACTCTTTGTCAGTTACCGGGACACACGCTAAAACAATACTATCTACCCAAACCCGAAGGGTAGGGAGAACCTTAGTCGACATGTTCAAGATAACTTTGCGAGACATAAACGCTACACCTACAAACGAAAAATAAATGAAGATTGTCACCCAACAAGTTGGAGATCATTTTAGAAAGAAGTCAGGTAAAAGCTaccaaatcaaagaaaatcCGTTCTTTTCGAAAACTTTTCTACACAGCAACAAAGTGGCACCCTCTTTCGACACAACATCATGTCGAACGACGCACCATTAGGGGAAGTATAGGCACATGAAATAGCAGCAACACCAGATACAAATGAAGATACTTGCAAACAAAGAAGAGAAGTCTTTCAAATTTTCGCAAACAATTCCTGCCTACCCCTCAAACGCTTCACaccaaacccaacaacaagAAAATGCAAACCCAACAACAAGTAAGTCTCGTGCAAGttagaaaggagaatccaagaGGAACGAGGAGATGAAACCAACCTGATAGAAGATCGCGAGAAGGGGATACCATGAACACTCCTTTCCACGACGAAAACGAAAAGGTTGCAGAAATTCAAGAAAGAGAAAATCTTGGAAGCAAAACAGAAGCGGATGAATCACACAAACACAGGGAAACTCGTTAAGAAACAATTTGAGAACAAAGCAATTCTTTTAGAAAATAGAGAAAGGGCACAAGAGAAGCAAATGAAGTCACTTTATAAGAAACAATGAAGCCCAAACGGCTCCATAACTCATTAAAACTCGCGCGGATCTCAAGGAGTAACGCCCGTGCAAACGTCCACTCAGCATTAAAGTCCCAACGTTCCAAAATTTGAACAAATCAAACATCCCAACAAACTTAGTTCGATGTCCACGACAGAAGGCGCAAAATGCTTTAACCCGACCTCTACAAAAAAACgcactcaagcaggggcactgttcataccctaacCTAAGCAAATAAGGGTTAGGCCCAATAAATACGAAAGGCCCACCGATAAAGGTGGACCTTGCCACACACCCGACCTCTTTGAAGAGGTCGGACAGGAACATATAGGCCCAGCTCTACTTTACTAAACATGTAACTATCTCCTTAATCTTCTCTAACTTGCTCTACCTCCTCTAGAAGGTAGATCCCAACAAACTCCCAAGATAAAAAGAACGTTTATCTATCAGAAAAAATAGAACTACTCTAATAAAGGTGGTTATCTCTTCTACTAGAAATACACTAGCaccacccaggtataactcatgtTCTAATCTATTAAACCAGCCTAaaactcttgctaacttaaacATTGGaatctcttgcaggtaccacccccacctcCTCACGAGGAACTCGGACAGGCGGCACCTCGACATATCAAGTCGGACGTTGCCACACAAAAAGATCTGGACTTCACGTTCAGGCCCAAATCAACGTTTCAGGTAACTCTCGGAACAACAATCATGTTaagtatacataaaaaaatcaaccacatatataaaatacatattaaaatacaaaatacatattaaaaatgagttaataacacataaatttatTGTGACTAATTTAGTAGTTGATTTTTTGTGtgcaaataataattttgaaagtAATTACCATATCTAAATCAAAgatacataaatttaaattttctaacaTAAAACTGTGTAGTCAGTCTAAAATTGAATAACCAATAGAGGTGCTATATTACTCTCTTTTTGAGTGTAAGTACCTAATTACAAATATCAAAACAAAATCACAAGTAAAGCTTTCTCACTGGTCCATCGGATAACCAACATTTCCATAGCTATAATAACCACCAAATAATGAGTTGAGTTCtctgcaaaaagaaaaaaaaaatggttgACTAAAAATTTTGGCTAAAAAATTCATCAAGATACCAATCCAGTATCAACTTATTTCCTCTGAGCCTCATTCCTAATACATTTAGCAACAATTAATGCAAGCctgttttaatattttgtatacaATGCTCCTTGGACCTGCAAAGGGGAAAGGAAGTGAGTTTGATTCAGCTCTTTTGAGTTTCAAATGGTGCAAATAAGCTATTGTGACAACAGAAATCCAAACTGTAAAGTTTAAGTTTTGATTACTACACATGCTCTTGGAGCAGCATGTCTATTGTACCCATAACCAATAAGTATCGAACCATATTTTAAAGACTGATTCTTTTCTTAGTTGTGATCGATTTCAATGAGATGCTCGTGGAATACCTAAGAATTTCTTAGATGGTGGACAAGCAAACATGGTCATTACTCTACATTTAAAATCTATAATAAGAAGGTAATTCATATTCATATGCTACTTTATTACCTGGATTGACTGGCAGAGGCATAGCAAATGTTATTGGAACATCTTGCTATATGCCTTTTTCTCTTTATCGCGCCTATCAGCTATCTGTAACAGTTATAATTAGTTAGATTCCTAAAAATAGGATATAATGCTTCTATCTATGCTTGCTCAAATTAGatagatcatcaccttcttcctCGCAGCAGCAAGTTCCTTTTTTATTCCAGCTTAAATAACATACAAAGGCGGATTGATTAGCTCTTCATAGAATAAGCATTCGAGTTGTAAATTTTATGTTTGCATTTCCTAACATATAAAATCGCTGTTCGGCTTGTATCATCAAAAGGTTAtccaatcttttaaaataacatcaaaaaacCTGACTAGAAATATGGTGAAGTTATGTGTATATATCTCTTTGATTATAGAACAGTGAATTTATGCCAAAGGCATGATCCAAAATCGTAAATTACCATCGTTTGGCTCCAAGGTCAATGCCTTCTTAAAGCTTTCAACGGCAGCATCAATGTCATGGAGTGCCATGTATGCCTGATAAGTCAGAACTCGGAAGCAACATAGCAATAGGAGAAGAAAGTGAGAAACATTAATTACCAGCAACAAGACTGATATATTCAAGGGAAAGAAAAGCTCCTAAATTGTGACAAATGGGATACCAACCTGACCTTGGCGGAACAAAGCTTTGGCATTATTCTCTCCATCACGCACTGCAAATTCGGTATCCAACAATGCTCCTTTGAGATCGCCTAATTTCAATTTACAAGCCTAAAGAATGGCATACGATAGACAATTAGTAAAACAGGAACAGTTCATATAGCAAACTGGCAACAGAACTCAACAAAGAATATGATAGCACACTGCAATAAAGTAAATTCAAACTTACAGAGCTGTTTGTAAAAATCTGAGACTTCGTCTTTCTCAAACCTGAACTTTTCTCTGCAAAGGCATAAATACAACTATGTTATCCGCATTTAAAGGAGGTGAAATGCAATTACAATTTAATCTCTCTGCCGAAATAAATAGTAGACAGGCCAGCTTGCCTTCATCAATCCCGTCTTTTTCCCAACAAATATCTAGGTAGCGCAAAGCCTTTCGATACTTCTTTTGAGCCATTTTGTAATCTTGTTTCTgtaacgaaaaagaaaaaagaattagtTTTTCCTGTCAAGAATTGCAAGGGAGAAGGGATAACTATTAAGTATTAACAGACAGAATGAATATTTCATCTTACTCTTATAAAGTTAAAACAATACATCAAATATAATATCAGAATAGAGTAGGGTGGATTGTGGAAAGCAACAACACCTTGTAATAATCGTTACCAAAAGTTTTAATGTTGTTAACAGATTCCGTCCACCATTCAAGTTCATTAGGACTCTCATCAAGATCTGCCGGCCAATCAGGATAAGTATCACCATCTTTGAAAAAGTTGGAGAttccatcatcttctccttCAGGAATTTCTCCACAATCCACAATTTTCACATCAAGAGTGGGACGGTCATCATCCCCGGTAGTAACATGCTCAATCGAACGGACCACTCCCATTCCCTTAACTACTTTCCCAAATACAACATGCTTACCATCTAGATGAGAAGTTCGAGTAGTGGTGATAAAGAACTGAGACCCATTCGTATTTGGACCAGAGTTTGCCATTGATAGCATCCCTTTCCTTTCATgcttcaattcaaaattttcatcTTCA harbors:
- the LOC107470043 gene encoding peptidyl-prolyl cis-trans isomerase CYP40, which encodes MGRRRCFLNISIGEELEGRIVVELFNDVVPKTAENFRALCTGDKGIAPNTGVPLHFKGSCFHRIIKGFMIQGGDISAGDGTGGESIYGLKFEDENFELKHERKGMLSMANSGPNTNGSQFFITTTRTSHLDGKHVVFGKVVKGMGVVRSIEHVTTGDDDRPTLDVKIVDCGEIPEGEDDGISNFFKDGDTYPDWPADLDESPNELEWWTESVNNIKTFGNDYYKKQDYKMAQKKYRKALRYLDICWEKDGIDEEKSSGLRKTKSQIFTNSSACKLKLGDLKGALLDTEFAVRDGENNAKALFRQGQAYMALHDIDAAVESFKKALTLEPNDAGIKKELAAARKKIADRRDKEKKAYSKMFQ